One stretch of Candidatus Eisenbacteria bacterium DNA includes these proteins:
- a CDS encoding O-antigen ligase family protein — MSTRIEATPWMPDARSWLLLAAVVTVGLTFNWIFAAGLMVFVFAQMARPFHFLLAFLLVVTGASFISNSGGGLTFQLSLLMSVMVFAFVCYVLNFRDRVFSLCLSPLTVPVVAFIMLSLANAARGVLMGNHLRNLGLEFVAILGLGTSLIVANAFDAKRDLRFATIALIVIAQVASLWGFHSFAEAQTRTANAYTVALPGIVAMLLVNMALRSKNLATAFLWVLLSVPLFLHQLITFGRGLWTGCFAGLIVTFLVFGGRGLGARARWTRSMAVVGLIAGIGLIGAFQLVVVMGQRDLLQDAVTRLMSIGSTKEGIETRSNMIRLFEYATVIPIILSSPWVGQGLGFTFAVEEPFSRKYADQWGVHQNYLLVWLKQGAIGLALFIWMLWTATAMGAREARRRSDPWESTWFATIAAGTVFLAVFSLTNYPFAVVNEMFLLGLLWGAGMAMARTGSLSLRWSSSPVVRTADAPRATWSQKIFPRRPR; from the coding sequence GTGAGCACGCGCATCGAGGCCACTCCGTGGATGCCGGATGCGCGCTCTTGGCTGCTGCTTGCGGCCGTGGTGACGGTGGGTCTCACGTTCAACTGGATATTCGCCGCCGGGCTCATGGTCTTCGTGTTCGCTCAAATGGCTCGTCCCTTCCACTTCCTGTTGGCCTTCCTGCTGGTCGTCACGGGCGCGTCGTTCATCAGCAACTCCGGCGGCGGGCTCACGTTCCAGCTCAGCCTGCTCATGTCCGTGATGGTGTTCGCGTTCGTCTGTTACGTGCTCAACTTTCGAGACCGGGTCTTCAGCTTGTGCCTCTCTCCGCTAACCGTGCCGGTCGTGGCGTTCATAATGCTCTCGCTCGCGAACGCCGCGCGCGGAGTCCTGATGGGGAACCATCTCCGCAACCTGGGACTCGAATTCGTCGCCATCCTCGGCCTCGGGACGTCCCTGATCGTCGCCAATGCCTTCGACGCCAAGCGGGACCTGCGCTTCGCGACCATCGCCCTCATCGTGATCGCCCAGGTCGCATCGCTGTGGGGATTCCACTCGTTCGCCGAGGCCCAGACACGGACGGCGAACGCGTACACGGTTGCATTGCCCGGCATCGTGGCGATGTTGCTCGTCAACATGGCCCTGCGCTCGAAGAACCTGGCGACGGCATTCCTATGGGTCCTCTTGTCGGTCCCGCTCTTCCTCCATCAGCTCATCACCTTCGGCAGGGGCCTATGGACCGGCTGCTTCGCCGGTCTGATCGTGACGTTCCTCGTCTTCGGCGGGCGTGGCCTGGGGGCCAGAGCGAGATGGACACGCTCCATGGCGGTGGTCGGCCTGATCGCCGGTATCGGTCTGATCGGAGCCTTCCAGCTGGTCGTCGTCATGGGCCAGAGAGACCTGCTGCAGGACGCGGTGACGCGGCTCATGTCCATCGGTAGCACCAAAGAGGGGATCGAGACACGGTCCAACATGATCCGCCTGTTCGAATACGCGACGGTGATTCCCATCATCCTCAGCTCTCCATGGGTCGGGCAGGGACTCGGGTTCACGTTCGCCGTGGAAGAGCCATTCAGCAGGAAGTATGCGGACCAGTGGGGGGTGCATCAGAACTACCTCCTGGTGTGGCTCAAGCAAGGCGCCATCGGCCTCGCGCTCTTCATCTGGATGCTCTGGACGGCGACGGCAATGGGTGCCCGCGAGGCGCGGCGGCGAAGCGATCCGTGGGAGTCCACCTGGTTCGCCACGATCGCCGCAGGCACGGTCTTCCTGGCCGTTTTCTCACTGACCAATTATCCGTTCGCGGTCGTGAACGAGATGTTCCTGCTGGGCCTCCTTTGGGGAGCTGGCATGGCGATGGCTCGGACCGGCTCCCTGAGTCTCCGCTGGTCGTCCTCGCCCGTCGTTCGAACCGCCGACGCGCCGCGCGCCACGTGGTCGCAGAAGATCTTTCCGCGACGCCCCCGATGA
- a CDS encoding glycosyltransferase family 4 protein produces MSDLSSIATSRLPRVWILGPRVDHYRTAVFDGIRERGRADRRYDLSVLGTLQDGRAFGGQAREYFRSCPQTDFRVLGASLCRWPDAERLVEGERPDVVVLAANPRNTTTWTLPALCRRLGIPVVGWTKLHSYSSLAPVMPLIKPTYYRRFTRMICYGESGRRELVALGYPAERTTVAHNTIDTRMIFTDAERIRARSEAIRSERGLIGKRILLNIGRMNPDKRHRDLIEAWPSLKALDSSLVMVLVGDGPLATDLRAAAAAMDPERILVTGRVPEGEDYAWIAASDICVYPGAVGLAINQSLALGRPTVIADERGSDSEVLIGHGPGQTGWRFPRGDRARLVTAVRWILEHPGEVATVAERGRALVRDQWTLENMIDAIDGCIRETLAEFTAGSRGHPSAA; encoded by the coding sequence GTGAGTGACCTGAGCTCGATCGCGACCAGCCGCTTGCCGCGCGTCTGGATCCTCGGGCCCCGCGTCGATCACTATCGCACCGCGGTCTTCGACGGCATCCGTGAGCGCGGGCGTGCGGACCGTCGTTACGATCTCAGCGTCCTCGGGACCTTGCAGGATGGCCGGGCCTTCGGTGGTCAAGCGCGCGAATACTTCCGGTCGTGTCCTCAGACCGACTTCCGCGTCCTGGGGGCGTCCCTGTGTCGCTGGCCGGATGCCGAGAGGCTGGTCGAAGGCGAGCGGCCGGACGTCGTGGTGCTTGCAGCCAATCCGCGCAACACGACCACCTGGACCCTTCCTGCCCTGTGCCGGAGGCTCGGCATCCCCGTCGTGGGGTGGACCAAGCTCCACAGCTACTCGAGTCTCGCGCCCGTGATGCCGTTGATCAAACCCACTTACTACCGCCGCTTCACCCGCATGATCTGCTACGGGGAGTCGGGACGGCGAGAGCTCGTGGCGCTGGGCTATCCCGCCGAGCGGACGACGGTGGCTCACAACACGATCGACACACGAATGATCTTCACGGACGCGGAGCGGATTCGCGCGCGCTCGGAAGCGATTCGAAGCGAGCGTGGGTTGATCGGAAAGAGAATCCTGCTGAATATCGGGCGCATGAATCCGGACAAGCGCCATCGCGACTTGATCGAAGCCTGGCCGAGTTTGAAGGCGCTCGACTCCAGTCTGGTCATGGTGCTGGTGGGGGATGGGCCGCTCGCGACCGACCTTCGCGCTGCGGCAGCGGCGATGGACCCCGAGCGCATCCTGGTCACGGGCAGGGTGCCGGAGGGGGAGGACTACGCCTGGATCGCAGCCAGCGACATCTGCGTCTATCCCGGCGCCGTGGGTCTCGCCATCAACCAGAGCCTGGCTCTCGGGCGGCCGACGGTGATCGCCGACGAGCGGGGGTCCGACAGCGAGGTCCTGATCGGCCATGGACCCGGACAGACCGGCTGGCGATTCCCCCGGGGCGATCGTGCCCGCCTGGTGACCGCGGTGCGTTGGATCCTGGAGCACCCGGGCGAAGTCGCCACGGTGGCCGAGCGGGGCCGTGCACTGGTGCGCGATCAGTGGACTCTGGAAAACATGATCGACGCGATCGACGGGTGCATCCGCGAAACGCTGGCGGAGTTCACCGCCGGAAGCCGCGGTCATCCGAGCGCGGCTTGA
- a CDS encoding nucleotide sugar dehydrogenase codes for MRIAVFGLGYVGAVSCGCLAELGHSVVGCDVSEAKVDLIRAGKPPIIEEGLEALLQKAIADRRLEATLDPDEAVRKSEVALVCVGTPSTPSGGVNSVYLETASRQIGEAIRKHRPETYAILSRSTSLPEIHRRLIEILERSSGRTMGNGLGYVCHPEFLREGVSVQDFYHPPKIVFGATDETSKEQCRKLYPGIEAPTFFLTVDEAAMVKYADNTFHALKVTFGNEMGMICRTLGVDSHRVMDVFCSDTKLNISAKYLKPGFAFGGSCLPKDLRGILDASRATATPLPMLAGALASNDVQIAALLKRIMGETRSKVGLVGLAFKEGTDDVRESPLVALVENLSGKGHAVKIFDRHLSVQGLVGANRSFAFSMIPHLEDLMAQDLDDVTSWADVLVVSHRLEPTTWSSAKFRAGQRIIDLVNIPELRKVEGYEGLYW; via the coding sequence ATGCGTATCGCCGTTTTCGGGCTGGGCTACGTCGGCGCGGTGTCTTGCGGGTGTCTTGCCGAACTCGGTCACTCGGTCGTGGGATGCGATGTCAGCGAGGCCAAGGTCGATCTGATCCGCGCCGGCAAGCCCCCCATCATCGAGGAGGGGCTCGAGGCGCTGCTCCAGAAGGCCATCGCGGACCGTCGTCTGGAGGCGACGCTCGACCCCGACGAAGCCGTCCGCAAGTCCGAGGTCGCCCTGGTCTGCGTCGGAACGCCGAGCACGCCGAGCGGAGGCGTGAACTCGGTCTACCTCGAAACGGCCAGCCGCCAGATCGGCGAGGCGATTCGAAAGCACCGGCCCGAGACCTATGCGATTCTGTCGCGCTCCACGAGTCTCCCCGAGATCCACCGTCGTCTCATCGAGATCCTCGAACGCTCATCCGGCCGCACCATGGGAAACGGTCTCGGATACGTCTGTCACCCGGAGTTCCTTCGGGAAGGCGTGAGCGTCCAGGACTTCTACCATCCGCCGAAGATCGTTTTCGGAGCGACGGACGAGACATCGAAGGAACAGTGCCGGAAGCTCTACCCCGGCATTGAGGCGCCGACGTTCTTCCTCACCGTCGATGAAGCCGCGATGGTCAAGTACGCCGACAACACGTTCCACGCCTTGAAGGTCACCTTCGGAAACGAGATGGGCATGATCTGCCGGACGCTCGGCGTGGACAGCCACCGCGTCATGGACGTCTTCTGCTCGGACACCAAGCTCAACATCTCCGCGAAATACCTGAAGCCGGGATTCGCGTTCGGCGGCTCCTGCCTCCCCAAGGACCTCCGAGGCATCCTCGACGCATCGCGCGCCACGGCGACTCCGCTGCCGATGCTCGCGGGAGCCCTGGCCAGCAACGATGTCCAGATCGCGGCGCTGCTCAAGCGCATCATGGGTGAGACGCGCTCGAAGGTCGGACTGGTGGGCCTGGCCTTCAAGGAAGGGACGGACGACGTTCGCGAGAGTCCGTTGGTGGCCCTCGTCGAGAACCTGAGCGGCAAGGGCCATGCGGTGAAGATCTTCGACCGGCACCTCAGCGTGCAGGGTCTTGTCGGGGCGAATCGATCGTTCGCGTTCTCGATGATCCCTCATCTGGAGGATCTGATGGCGCAGGACCTCGACGACGTTACGAGCTGGGCGGACGTGCTCGTCGTCAGTCATCGGCTCGAGCCCACGACGTGGTCGTCCGCGAAGTTTCGCGCAGGGCAGCGGATCATCGACCTGGTCAACATTCCGGAGCTTCGGAAGGTCGAGGGTTACGAAGGGCTCTACTGGTAG
- the asnB gene encoding asparagine synthase (glutamine-hydrolyzing): MCGIAGIVSRDPIHPDQLDQLSRMTQAIVHRGPDGSGEFQSRHVALAMRRLSIIDPTTGWQPLYDEDKSIAVIANGEIYNYIELREQLAARGHVFRTQGDIEVIPHLYQDYGDQCVNHLRGMFAFALWDERKQSLLLARDRMGEKPLYLCERDGRIFFASELRALLSTGVASFDLDPAAIHHYFHYQHVPEPMTPIKGIRKLPAGHRLGVTVRPWAIQESCYWRPEDAPPLEGDPAKLIRAELETVSRIVVRSDVPVGISLSGGLDSSAIAILASRQYPGTLHAFSAGYSGRPHSDERSDAKALADHLGMPFHEIEIPTEDIVRRFPDLIRWQDDPVADLSGFGYWSVSRAARDQGVPVLLQGQGGDELFWGYTWVADAVRQSLRKSRVPPSRFRDYLSLHWPRLSSRRGLLDWLLSLGGLKTSIAQYHRDRLSPPDRLVFYDITDLFRTGARYAARIYSTSFRESIRESSPFDLFTVPRPWSEIDIAITRLICRTYLLENGMARGDRLSMANSVELRLPLVDYRLVETVIGLRKTKTDVDLPPKSWFKAAIDDVVPDWVKNRRKRGFQPPVRAWHHALFAEYGRRLEDGALVQLGVLEPRAARELSQGRYPLDEVEPFSLTALMLELWCRGAHPHFD; this comes from the coding sequence ATGTGCGGCATCGCGGGTATCGTCTCCCGGGATCCGATTCATCCGGACCAGCTCGATCAACTGAGTCGGATGACCCAGGCAATCGTCCACCGCGGACCCGATGGCTCCGGTGAGTTCCAGTCGCGACACGTCGCACTCGCGATGCGGCGACTCAGCATCATCGACCCGACCACCGGATGGCAGCCCCTCTACGACGAGGACAAGTCCATCGCGGTAATCGCGAACGGGGAAATCTACAACTACATCGAGCTGCGCGAGCAGCTCGCGGCTCGCGGCCACGTGTTCCGAACGCAAGGCGACATCGAGGTGATCCCGCATCTCTACCAGGACTACGGAGACCAATGCGTGAATCATCTGCGCGGCATGTTCGCCTTCGCCCTCTGGGACGAGCGCAAGCAGTCCCTCCTGCTCGCCCGGGACCGGATGGGCGAGAAGCCGCTCTACCTCTGCGAGCGTGATGGACGCATCTTCTTCGCGTCCGAGCTTCGCGCCTTGCTGAGCACCGGTGTGGCGAGCTTCGATCTCGACCCGGCCGCGATCCACCACTACTTCCACTACCAGCACGTCCCTGAGCCCATGACCCCGATCAAGGGGATCCGCAAGCTCCCCGCCGGCCATCGACTCGGCGTCACGGTCAGACCCTGGGCCATCCAGGAGTCTTGCTATTGGCGACCTGAAGACGCTCCCCCGCTCGAAGGGGATCCGGCGAAGCTCATTCGTGCCGAGCTGGAAACAGTCAGTCGCATCGTCGTTCGTTCCGATGTTCCGGTGGGCATCTCATTGAGCGGGGGGCTCGACTCGAGCGCGATCGCCATTCTTGCCTCACGTCAATATCCCGGCACTCTCCACGCCTTCAGCGCCGGATACTCCGGACGCCCGCACTCCGATGAGCGCTCGGATGCCAAGGCATTGGCCGACCATCTCGGCATGCCGTTTCACGAAATCGAGATCCCGACCGAAGACATCGTGCGGAGGTTCCCCGATCTGATTCGATGGCAGGACGACCCGGTCGCCGATCTGTCGGGCTTCGGTTACTGGTCGGTCTCCCGTGCGGCACGGGACCAGGGCGTTCCGGTCCTCTTGCAGGGTCAGGGGGGCGACGAGTTGTTCTGGGGCTACACGTGGGTGGCCGATGCCGTGCGGCAGTCGCTTCGAAAGTCGCGTGTTCCCCCTTCGAGATTCCGAGATTACCTATCGCTCCACTGGCCCCGCCTCAGTTCTCGAAGAGGCCTGCTCGACTGGCTCCTGTCGCTCGGCGGACTGAAGACCTCGATCGCCCAATATCATCGCGACCGGTTGAGCCCTCCCGATCGCTTGGTTTTCTATGACATCACCGATTTGTTCCGGACGGGAGCGCGCTATGCGGCCAGGATCTATTCGACATCCTTCCGTGAATCGATTCGCGAATCGTCCCCCTTCGATCTGTTCACCGTACCGAGGCCTTGGTCGGAAATCGACATCGCCATCACGCGTTTGATCTGCCGGACCTATCTGCTGGAGAACGGGATGGCGCGAGGGGATCGACTCAGCATGGCCAACTCCGTCGAGCTCCGTCTGCCGCTGGTCGACTACCGATTGGTCGAGACCGTGATCGGGTTGAGGAAGACCAAGACGGATGTCGACCTTCCACCCAAATCGTGGTTCAAAGCCGCCATCGACGACGTCGTGCCAGACTGGGTCAAGAATCGTCGCAAGCGCGGATTCCAGCCGCCCGTGCGCGCCTGGCATCACGCCCTGTTCGCGGAGTACGGCCGGCGCCTGGAGGACGGGGCGCTGGTTCAGCTAGGCGTCCTCGAGCCTCGCGCCGCGCGTGAGCTCTCTCAGGGCCGCTACCCGCTCGACGAAGTCGAGCCGTTCTCACTCACCGCGCTCATGCTCGAGCTCTGGTGCCGGGGAGCGCATCCTCACTTCGACTGA